The Haematobia irritans isolate KBUSLIRL chromosome 1, ASM5000362v1, whole genome shotgun sequence DNA segment attttttgtcttcaatcacgaaattaattgatccaattattttttaatagaaatgttttCAGTCACAAAATTGATAGCATCAAtcattaaaatcaattaaaaaattaattgatccagataaagaatttatcacaatggactgaatagtctatgtgcttTTGAATCAAATCAGACAGCCACTTTAAcccaattaaagaattaattgatacaactaatttttgtgattgattttttttcaattaaaaatttttttgaatcaattaaaattttaattgtaattggaaaacttttcgtgatattttttctgggtAGAAACTACCTCGGAGAATGGAGGCGACTCTATTTTACCTCTGGCAAACTTGTATCATTCTTTAGCGacgtaaaatttttcgaaataaaattttgacaatatttcctatagaaataaaattttgacaaaattttctatagaaataaaactttgacaaaattttctttagaaataaaattttgacaaaattttctttagaaataaagttttgacataattttctatagaaataaaattttgactaaattttctattgaaataaagttttgacataattttcaataggaataaaattttgtcaaaattttctatagaatataaagtttgagaaaattttctatagaaataaaattttgaaaaacttttctatagaaataaatatttgaaaaatgtttctatagacatgaaatattgaaaaaattttctatagaaataaaagtttgacaaatttttcgataaaaataaagtttaacaaaattttcgataaaaataaagtttaacaacatattctatagaatataaaattttgacaaaattttatagaaataaaattttgacaaaattttctttagaaataaaattttgacaaaattttctatagaaataaaattttaacaaaattttctatagaaataaagttttgacataattttttatagaaataaaattttgccaaagtttctatagaaataaagttttgacaaaattttctatagaatataaagttttgagaaaattttctatagaaataaaattttgacaaacttttctatagaaataaaattttgacgaaattttctatagaaacagaattttgaaaaaaatttctatagaaataaagttttgacataattttctataggaataaagttttgacaaaactttctatagaatataaggttttgagaaaattttctatagaaataaaattttgacaaaattttctatagaaataaaattttggtaaaattttttatagaaataaaattttgacaaaattttctataaaaataaagttttgacataattttctgtagaaataaaattttgacaaaattttcaatagaaataaagttttgacataattttctataggaataaaattttgacaaaattttctatagaatataaattttgagaaaatttcctatagaaataaacttttctatagaaataaaattttgacaaaattttctatagaaaaaaattgacaaaattttctatagaatataaagttttgagaaaaatttttatagaaataaaattttgacaaacttttctatagaaataaaattttgacaaaattttctatagaaataaaactttgacaaacttttccatagaaataaaattttgaaaaaattttctgtagaagtaaaatattggcaaaatgttctatagaaatataattttgacaaaattttctatagaaatataattttgacaaaattttctatagaaataaaattttgacaaacttttctatagaaataaaatcttgacaaacttttctatagaaatagaattttgacaaacttttctatagaaataaaattttgaaaaaattttctattgacataaaatattgacaaaaatttctttagaaataaaattttgacaaaattttctatagaaatagaattgtgacaaaattttctatagaaataacattttgacaaaattttctatagaaataaaatattgacaaaattttctatagaaataaaattttgacaaaattttcgataaaaataaagtttaacaaaattttcgataaaaataaagtttaacaaaatattctatagaatataaaattttgacaaaattttctataaaaataaaattttgacaaaattttctatagaaatacaattttgacaaaattttctatagaaataaaattttgaaaaaattttctataaaaataaaattttgacaaaattttttatagaaataaaattttcagaaaattttctttagatataacattttcacaaaattttctatagaaataaaattttgagaaaattttctatagaatataacatttttagaaaattgtctatagaatataaaattttgacaaaatgttctattgatattttggtagatttggcaaaataaatattcctccgcaactaagatgtacttcataaatttccgctagaaataaaattttctatagaaataaaattttgacaaaattttctatagaaatacaattttgacaaaattttctatagaaataaaattttgacaaaaatttctataaaaataaattgtttacaaaattgtctatagaaataatattttaagacaattttctatataaataaaattttgagaaaaattttctatagtaataaaatttttacaaaattttctagaaaaaaaaattgttacaaaattttctattgacataaaatttttcaaaatacgaatttttttgtttggtagttttttctccaaatttggtagattattattgGATTGGTAAGATTAGTATCCTTTtacattgaaaatatgaaatcaCAATGTACTAACTGTTAATGTAAGCCTGAAGTAGAAGACTGCcaataaaatctaaattttatttcactttattaaaaaaaaaaatattcaaaaataaaaaaaaaataaaaaaaaaattaagttgataTAGGGCCTCTATAAGCCTATGCTACTAATAAAGttgaaattaactaaaaacaaataaaattaacaaaatgttatgtaatttttcttttttaactaaatctttatttttttccacaaaattataGTAATCATTTATAATtagataataataattatacccatcactatgtttttttgttttgtatacaaGCATACATTAATAAAACTTTAGATAGTTTTTTAGATAGGAAGATAGAGGAGTGTATGTGTAAGGTTGGTTCTCTTTctgcttttgtttttattatggaCTTTTGAAGTTGTTAATAATTTGTggataattatattaattttattttgtaaatatattatttatatatagtaagtaggtgtgtgggtgtgtgtgtaaaGTATGCTTCTATGTATGTAGTTTGTTTGGTTGTATTGTGTTAAGTATTTTTATTAACTTAAACTATTGCTATTTATTTCAACattgatgtttttctttttcttttaaatacatttatatattcctttgcttaaaatgtttttatgttctatataaaaaactgtttATATATTTCCTGTTCTTTACAGTTTAAATTCAATTATACAaaataggaaattaaaaaaaatacaatatataactcaacatttacaaaaaaaatataggaaaatcttaaaaaaatataattgtaaaaaaaattattggaaaattagtttatttataAGATACAAGAATTaagcaataataataattgtatgaaCCATTATCATTTTGGGATAACAAACAAACATTGAAGAGAGCCATacatttaattgtttaaaaaaatcggttgtttttattttactttttttctatatataaatcgaTTGGATGGAAGAATACTAAAaaccaaagaagaaaaaataatttgttttcttgtaaATAGGAATAGATAGCAGTAtaggttttgttgttgttgctgttgtttttgtCGTCGTGGCCtaagaaaatgttattgttgttaTCTGAACTTGGTTTTGGGGCAGAGGGGTACACATGGTACTGGATGGTTGattaattttttggtggtcGAAAAAGGTGTCTCAAAAAAATTAAGGTTGTTATAGCTCTTACTGATGACTGTtggttgtttttaaatttatttctgggATTGGGatttattttacttatttttttttaatttagcatttttttccgttttattttcaaaattttggattttgttgcaatttttgttttttttttctttcttttttttactttatttttgttttaattgttgttgctatttcttttaattttgttttctctcgtttatatatatttatatggttactttttacttttgtttgtttttttctgttttctttgTTTATAATATTTAAGACGACATTTATTAATATTGTTCCTAATCACTATCGGCTTTAGTGCCACGCACTTCACCTTCTTGACGTTGTTTATCGAGCTCCTCTTTGACCTTATCTTCAATGGCGCGAATATCTTCCATTGTCAGACCGTGCCAGCGATCCATCCAACAGAATACTTGGCtgtaaatgagaaaaaaaaaagataccaaaaattaataggatagtaaaataaaataaacaaaactacgAAAATACCAAGTCGTTTGGTAACTGCCATAttaacccagcaaacaaatttagaagttttttttttgcaaaatcaaaaattttcaaaaattttgtaaatattctacaaaaaatctgaacgttcacgataaaattctagTCAGTAATCCGAATTTCGGATACCCAACTTCAAGATCTGGCGGGGAGAATTCTGAGGCGTATCTTCTGTGCCCTCAGTAATGAAATCCCTCTATGATCATCAGTCCTCCTTCTTGACGCCCAAAGCTCGATTGTTCCAAATGAACTGCCATCGAAGAGAGTGAAATTCATTGGGGCAAGGTACGTGAAAGCACATTGCAGCCTCCAGACCAGCTATTAGTTTTTTAAGTGCGGTACTGCAGAAGGTCCAAATGGTGCCGCAATTAATAGCTACCATTTCGCTGCTGTCGCCATCTGATTAGCGCCAACAGCTATGGGACGGTTCACACGGTTTAGAAGACAATGCAAACCAGATGGTATAGCGGAACAATCCACATCCGATTACTAATGATTAGAAAAGTTACTTAGGTGCATTCTCCAAATACTTAAACAGCTATCTGTTGctacttttttttacataaaattgctgatgccccacgttgggcgccatttattTTATGTGACGATCCAACACTTAAGCCTTTTCTCTTCTGGACGCGGCTACCTTCTGACCCCGGCAGTGCTTTCCtgggttagtttttatgaattggGGAACGTATTAAATGTGTCGCCATAAATGAAAAtacgaaagccaatttttaagagATTACAGAAAAATAGcgtaaaggaaaagagataggaAAAGAGGACAGCTAATGGTCTGTGATAGCTTTAGATACgagttttctatacagatattGTTTCCCAGCCTAACTACCATGTTGACCCATCTTTAAAAAGGGTATTTATCCATatttttgtcttcttttttatgcccaccaccataggatggtgacgggggtataagtttgtcattccgtttgtaacacatctaaatatcgatttccgactatataaagtaaatatattcttgatcagggagaaattctaagacaatataacgatgtccgtctgtctggctgtctgtctgtctgttgtaatcacgctatagtcttcaataatggagaaatcgtgctaaaataaaaaacataaaattgctgatgccccacgttgggcgccatttagtTTATGTGACGATCCAACACTTAAGCCTTTTCTCTTCTGGACGCGGCTACCTTCTGACCCCGGCAGTGCTTTCCTGGGTTACTTCTTATGAATTGGGGAACGTATTAAATgtgtcggtccaggttttgatatagtccccatataaaccgacctcccgatttggggtcttgggcttatagaaactgcagtttttattcaatttacctaaagttggaaatatagaggtattgtaggaccacaaattgtgtgccaaaaattgtgagtatcggtccgtattttggtatagcccccatatagaccgatctcccgattttatttcttgggcttatataaaccgcagtttttatccaatttacctgaaattggaaatttataagcattttaggaccacaaatggtgagtatcggtccatgttttggcatatccccatatagaccgatatcctgattttatttcttgggcttgtaggatccgaagtttttatccaatttgcctgaaattgttttctattctggtattttaggctcacaaaaacgtgtaacggattaagtttttatcggtcaatttggtaatgcctccatataggccgacttcacttcttgagggtatagaaggcgcactgatcatgaaaattgcttgaaactcaatgtaaaatttccagattttacttctctactgatttaagatttcaaatcaagacgttattttataattttcttgcacacttacaagagatgttaatgattcctctaaaactcaaacaaaaatggttcttataaatccagaatctgatatagtcctcataagtgaaatctttaaatttatattcggaaagtgtcctcaagtcctcaagccctcctgaaatttcaaaggaaaccctaatatttggtccatggtggtgggtatttaagattcggcccggccgaacttactgctgtatatacatgttttttgcTTCCTATATTTTGAACGTTTCCCAGAGGCTACTACCCCTACAATAACGTACAGTCGAAGCGGTGGAGGACAGTTTCAAGAAACCTTTAGTGGTGAAATCTGTTCTCTGATCTAATCGGTTACAAGAGCCATGAGGGGATACAGGCCGTATTGTGACTAGTTTAAAAAGGACAATGTTGACCTATAGTTaaggccccacgttgggcgccagttaATTTATGTGAACAACAACGACCACTTTAATAAATGTTTGGCAAAGTATGTGGCTGGCAGGCAGCCTTATGTGGAATTCAGAGGAGACATCATCGACCAATAGGAAGAAACAGGGCGTACCTCAAGCCGGTGTACTGTATCCCCTCCTTTTTATCTGATGGTGGAAGCTTCTCTTCCACCATCAGATGTCCACCTGATTACTTATGCAGATGACTGTTTCATAGTTTCATCAGGTAGAGACATCAAGGAGCTTGAGGTGAAGGTTAATAACTAACTACTCCCGGCACTTACGGTTTTCTTTATCAGCAGGAATCTGAAACGTTCTGCTCCTAAATCGACGGCAAACATTTTCACATCTTCGCCTAGGAGGAATAAACAACGCGTACCTCAAGGTGGTGTATTGTATCCCTTTTTAACTTTTACGTGGCAAAAGCTCCTCTTCCACTATCAGATGTCCACCTCATTACCTATGCGGATGATTGTTACATCATGTAGAGAAATCAAGGAGATTGAGGTGAATATTATTGACTACCATCCTGCACTGAGGGATTTCTTTGTCAGCATGAATCTGAAACTTTCTGCTACTAAATCGACGACAACAATTTTAACATCATGAATCAAAGAAGTGAAACTAGACCTTGATCTACAAGGTTCTGACGTGTGACGTTTCCTTTTTGGAAAGCATGCTATGCTAAAAACGAAGTGAAACTAGACCTTGATATACACTTTCGTGGACAGAGCATTAACCCCAAGGTTCTGACGTGTGACGTTTTCTTTTTGGAAAGCATGCTATGCTAAAAACGTTGGGAGTAGAAACAAAATCCTGAAGGCTTTAGCTGGTAGCACTTGTGGAAAGGTAAAAGAGACGTTTCATAGAACCTATGAATCTATTGGTCGTCCCCTTAATGATTATACGGCCTCCGTTTGGGGATACCCAGTATTAGCGATACCCATTGGAGAAATCTTCAAACGGTGTAAAATGCTGCTTTGCAAATCGCAACTGGATGTCACTCCTTCAAAAACCAGAAGTGTATCTGCCGCGAGAGTCCAAAATGCTCTCGACGATGCAACACTGCGATATCCGCATCCACCACAACCTTATAGAGTGGTAAACCACCCAAACCATGCCATATCCAGAAGGGTACCATATGAATTGACTCGTTCATCCGGGTCGATTTCAGGAAGGAAATGCAGTCAATCGACCACTGGAACGGCGATGACAGTGAAAAGGGAATAAGGACCGCATTGAGGACGGTGCACACGGCAGCATTTCAGAAGGCACTACTAGTGCAGAGTTGATGAGAGATGGCTGTTTAGAGAGACCAGGCCGATGCTATCTCTGCTAATATATGCCATCGCCAAGGATTTTAAAAGCAAACTCTCCCTTCTGAATTCGGCAATTTATGATGTCTGCCCAAATTGTAGACATTCGCCTCACATCACGAGGCATCTCTTCGCGTGTCCTGCTAAACCTACAGACCTAAAACCTACTTCAATCTGGATTCATCCTGTAGAGGCACCTCGAACTGGATGTAGAAGATTATATGGCTAAACCTTACAAAATGTTTTGACTTATGTATTGACCTGTTGAAGCGCTGCAGGGAGGCGAAATGTGGGATGGCAAACCTCTTCcagtttataattaaaaatgtaaatataggaaatttcaaccAGTGGTTATAAATTTCATTGAACATTTAAGTTCGAGATCGGTCTACTtggaggccaattttttcaatttcattttttccttttttttcattttacataCCGATGGAAGTTTGTAAATAATCGTCGTTCCgatttttgaatgaaattttctattcttgATTGAAGACCGAACCATTTGAATTCACAAGTGACCAATTTGTAGCAAGTCATTACTGGATCTACTTTCTTTTTCCAATCAGCACCAACTAATGGACCACGACCAGTTTTTTCTGATTTGAATCTAAACGAGGAaaacgaagaaaaaatttttaataaaaatataaaccaaTAATATTTGTATCAACTCACTTTGTGGGATCTTCATCATCTTTATAATCCGCAGGTGTAACGGGATCATTGGCAATATCAATGTGAACAACTTCACGTTGTTTTAGTTTTTCGGGGGGCAGTTGGTGGACCTATTGAAAAAAGAAGCATTTATAAAAGATgggaaatataattaaaattttgtaataaattaatttttttttaaataaataaaaccaatttgtgtgagaaaaaatatttgttagtcAAAAATTACTATGCATTGTTAtctaaaacataaataaatgagAAAATTTAACGCTCTACGAAGAACATGAAAAAATGaggcatttttttaatattttaaggtTATCTGAAAGCTTTGACTTTTGCTTAtgaaaatattctccaaattgtTGATAgcaagttaaaaaaataataataataaatagggATGTAAAATTGTTCCAGCGAAAGCTCGATCATATTCCCCCATATTCCGATTTTCGGAATCGAAAATCGCAAGAATTTCCTTtcttacagagataaaattgagATACTCGCGGACTTAAATCCTATTCTAATTTAATATTCTCATTAACGAGAAATAtattgccaagttttaagtttaTAAGCTTtaggattaaaaaaaatatggcccaaggaaaattttacgattttcaattccgaatatcggattaTGGGGTATTGCATACGGGGCagggcacacaaaaaaatatttttttgtcttcaacacaaaacaaaatcacgaaaatttttccactttaagtcttaattgaattttaaaaaaatattcaattaaaaatttaatagatacaaaaaattttttaattgaaacaacaatcaataacaaaaattaatagtattaattaattttttaattggattaattaattttttttattggatcaattaattttttaattgatactatcatttctgtgattgaagatatttctattaaaaaatgaattggatcaattaatttcgtgattgattcaacaaaatttttaattgaaacaaaaattaatcacaaaaattattagtatcaattaatcttttaattgattcaataatttttttaattgaaacaaaaatcaatcacaaaaattaatagtatcaattaattttttaattgatactatcatttctgtgattgaatatatttctattaaaaaattaattggatcaattaatttcgtgattgtttcaacaaaatttttatttgaaacaaaaattaatcacaaaaattattagtatcaattaatcttttaattgattcaataatttttttaattgaaacaaaaatcaatcacaaaaattaatagtatcaattaatttttgaattggatcaattaatttttaattgacactatcatttcggtgattgaagacattttaattaaaaaattaattggatgaattaatttcgtgattgaattggaaaaaaatgttttgtgtaaATCACGATTTTAATCGATCCAatcaacttttaattgaaatgtcttcaatcaccgaaatgatagtatcaattaaaaaattaattgaaagtcaattaaacattaattgatttaattaataaattaatttttaaattaaatttttaattttaattaaaattaaatcacaaaatataaattaaaaattaaatttttgttaattttttgtttcaaatcacaaaaaataaaaaaaataaatttttgttaattttttgttttaaatcacaaaaattaaattaaaaatttattttttgtgattgatttttgtttcaattagaaaatttgttcaatcaattaaattgttaattgtttttttttttttaactcaattaagacttaatttaatttttaatttaatctttaattttcgtgaattttgtttattgatgacccataacaatattttttgtaatttttctaataaaatgcctcatttttttttgtctaaggtTAGTGAACAACATTTATTAACATAGACTCACATTTTCCTGATCGCCTATATCAGCAATATGATGAGATTCAATGattatgataaaattatctTTCATATAACCAGGATTCtggatattttatatatatttttttgttatttttttattttttatgaatgattgattattattatcaaaatataattacAACATAGacgttaaaatttattatataataatattatcattaaaacaatataaaaatataatttttcattaaaacataaaaatattaatgataAACCATCATATTatgatttattgtttttaatgttgTTAATTGAAGcatttaaaattacaaacaatTGACATGTAAGCAGCACACATGTAAACCCACATATACCATAATTTATAACAAGAAAAACACCATCGAtaagataattttgttatataaaaaaatatttttttcaatgtagtttGTGTTTTCGAATATTGTTTTGtaccatattttttttgtatattaaaaggttttatatataataagcagaataaattattataattataattatccaACACCCATATgtatatttttggtttattaAACGTTAATATGTaagcataattttttttttttattaatttaaattatacatTTAGATATGAGAGATATTAAATAGGCGagtacaaagaaaacaaaatacaagaaagaaaaagagagaaaaaaacaccattaattatttttttattcatatcaCACTTACATTATCAGAATCTCCTTGATCGGCTAAATGCAGAGAATCTATGATAACTTTAAAATTATCTTTCATAaatttgggattctagaaaattaattaagtgtAGAAATGTGGTTATTTGTATTGTGGATTATAATATTTGggggaaatatatttaaaatgaaagaaatataTACGAAATATATTAgaggaaagaaaaaaatcaaatatacaTGGAAGATTGTATTCTAGATTGGAATATAATAGTTATGGTATggacacactgggcaaatatttgccagaaatcaaatatttaatcATTGGAATGatctttttttggaaaaagattttctgggttaaaaaaaaacaacgacggcgtttttttacaacaaataaTCGGCATGATGGGTTAGACCGGGTTTTCCCAATAACCATAAAAACGAGTATACACGCCCTTTGCAAACTTGATTTCACTGCCAAGACGGGTATACTCGTCCTACTttgaaaagaaatgttttagttactacacagaaaaaaaagtgtctcgtaaatttaagaagatttttacaataatttattacaagaattttccagaattttagttcatttttcgtatcttcaacgaaaat contains these protein-coding regions:
- the vib gene encoding phosphatidylinositol transfer protein vib isoform X1, producing MLIKEFRVTLPLTVDEYQVAQLYSVAEASKNETGGGEGIEVLKNEPFTDHPLLGGKYSSGQYTYKIYHLASKVPAFIRLLAPKGSLEIHEEAWNAYPYCKTVITNPKFMKDNFKVIIDSLHLADQGDSDNVHQLPPEKLKQREVVHIDIANDPVTPADYKDDEDPTKFKSEKTGRGPLVGADWKKKVDPVMTCYKLVTCEFKWFGLQSRIENFIQKSERRLFTNFHRQVFCWMDRWHGLTMEDIRAIEDKVKEELDKQRQEGEVRGTKADSD
- the vib gene encoding phosphatidylinositol transfer protein vib isoform X2; the encoded protein is MLIKEFRVTLPLTVDEYQVAQLYSVAEASKNETGGGEGIEVLKNEPFTDHPLLGGKYSSGQYTYKIYHLASKVPAFIRLLAPKGSLEIHEEAWNAYPYCKTVITNPGYMKDNFIIIIESHHIADIGDQENVHQLPPEKLKQREVVHIDIANDPVTPADYKDDEDPTKFKSEKTGRGPLVGADWKKKVDPVMTCYKLVTCEFKWFGLQSRIENFIQKSERRLFTNFHRQVFCWMDRWHGLTMEDIRAIEDKVKEELDKQRQEGEVRGTKADSD